From Flavobacterium arcticum, the proteins below share one genomic window:
- a CDS encoding MerR family transcriptional regulator, with translation MNNVKTKFNIRDLENLSGIKAHTIRIWEKRYNILEPMRTETNIRFYDIENLQKLLNITTLHNFGYKISAISKMPEEKLPVLVKEILSNKSMSNHILNDFKLAMMNFDQALFLNTYNALLQEKSFREIFYDFFIPLLNEIGLLWQTNTITPAHEHFISFLIKQKLASNIEKLLLQPPQKTERTYILYLPKNEIHELGLMFINYELALNDHKSIFLGESVPIDSLKDVKKHFDNVTFVTYITVEPTMGEINDYIEELKLELINDDTTLLYVFGHNTQFINEDKINKNISVFKSISEFSNGL, from the coding sequence ATGAACAACGTAAAGACAAAATTCAATATTCGAGATCTGGAAAACCTTTCAGGGATAAAGGCGCATACTATTCGCATTTGGGAAAAAAGATATAATATCCTTGAACCTATGCGTACTGAAACGAATATTCGTTTTTATGACATCGAAAACTTACAAAAACTACTCAATATAACCACCTTACACAACTTTGGATATAAAATATCGGCAATATCAAAAATGCCCGAAGAAAAGCTACCTGTACTGGTAAAAGAGATACTTTCCAACAAAAGTATGTCTAACCATATATTAAACGACTTTAAGCTAGCTATGATGAATTTTGATCAGGCGCTTTTCTTAAACACCTACAACGCTCTACTGCAAGAAAAATCGTTTAGAGAAATTTTTTACGACTTTTTTATCCCTTTACTTAACGAAATAGGTTTATTATGGCAAACAAATACTATAACTCCTGCACATGAGCATTTTATAAGTTTTTTAATCAAACAAAAGCTAGCCTCAAATATTGAGAAGTTATTACTACAACCACCACAAAAAACCGAAAGAACCTATATACTCTACTTACCAAAAAATGAAATACATGAGCTCGGTTTAATGTTTATAAACTATGAATTAGCATTAAATGATCACAAATCTATTTTTCTTGGTGAAAGTGTACCTATAGACAGTTTAAAAGACGTTAAAAAACATTTTGACAATGTAACCTTTGTAACCTACATAACAGTAGAGCCAACAATGGGCGAAATAAATGATTATATCGAAGAGCTAAAACTCGAGCTTATAAATGACGACACTACGCTATTATATGTTTTTGGGCATAATACACAGTTTATAAATGAAGATAAAATAAATAAAAACATATCAGTATTTAAATCAATAAGTGAGTTTAGCAATGGATTATAA
- the typA gene encoding translational GTPase TypA: protein MTPIRNIAIIAHVDHGKTTLVDKIMYHCQLFRENENTGDLILDNNDLERERGITITSKNVSVTYKGTKINIIDTPGHADFGGEVERVLNMADGVCLLVDAFEGPMPQTRFVLQKAIDLGLKPCVVVNKVDKENCTPEEVHEKVFDLMFELGAEEWQLDFPTVYGSAKQNWMSTDWKDKTENIEPLLDMVIEHVPAPKVSEGTPQMLITSLDFSSFTGRIAIGRLQRGILKEGMNISLVKRDGKIIKSKIKELHTFEGLGRLKVSEVVAGDICAIVGLEGFEIGDTVADAENPEALTSIAIDEPTMSMLFTINDSPFFGKEGKFVTSRHIKDRLTKELEKNLALRLGETNSADKFMVFGRGVLHLSVLIETMRREGYELQIGQPQVIIKEVDGKKCEPVEELTIDLPENLSGRAVEFVTLRKGEMLSMEPKGERMIVKFLIPSRGIIGLRNQLLTATAGEAIMTHRFLEYQPFKGEIPGRMSGSLISMENGKAIPYSIDKLQDRGKFFVDPNEDIYEGQVIGENSRGDDMTVNVTKTKKLSNVRSSGADDKAKIVPAIKFSLEEALEYIQKDEYVEVTPTKLRLRKIYLNETDRKRFKIA, encoded by the coding sequence ATGACGCCCATTAGAAACATTGCGATTATTGCACACGTTGACCACGGTAAGACTACATTGGTTGACAAAATCATGTACCACTGCCAATTGTTCCGTGAAAACGAGAATACTGGTGATCTTATCCTAGATAATAATGACCTAGAACGCGAGCGTGGTATAACCATTACTTCGAAAAACGTTTCGGTTACGTATAAAGGTACTAAAATTAATATTATAGATACCCCTGGTCACGCCGATTTTGGAGGAGAGGTAGAGCGTGTACTTAACATGGCCGATGGTGTTTGCCTTTTGGTTGATGCTTTTGAAGGACCAATGCCCCAAACGCGTTTTGTACTGCAAAAAGCGATTGACCTTGGACTTAAACCATGTGTTGTTGTAAATAAGGTAGATAAAGAAAACTGTACTCCAGAAGAAGTACATGAAAAAGTATTTGACCTTATGTTTGAATTAGGTGCGGAAGAATGGCAGCTTGATTTCCCTACTGTTTACGGTTCGGCAAAACAAAACTGGATGTCAACCGACTGGAAAGACAAAACTGAAAACATAGAACCATTACTTGATATGGTTATAGAGCATGTACCTGCACCAAAAGTGTCTGAAGGTACACCACAAATGCTTATTACATCACTTGACTTTTCTAGCTTTACAGGTCGTATCGCTATTGGTCGCCTTCAAAGAGGTATACTAAAAGAAGGTATGAACATATCATTAGTAAAACGTGATGGTAAAATAATAAAATCTAAAATAAAAGAACTTCACACTTTTGAAGGGCTTGGTCGTTTAAAAGTTAGCGAGGTAGTAGCTGGAGATATTTGTGCTATTGTAGGTCTTGAAGGTTTTGAAATTGGCGATACTGTTGCCGATGCTGAAAACCCAGAGGCACTTACTTCTATTGCTATTGATGAGCCTACTATGAGTATGCTTTTCACTATTAACGATTCTCCATTCTTTGGTAAAGAAGGTAAATTTGTTACTTCTCGACATATTAAAGATAGATTAACTAAAGAACTTGAAAAAAATCTTGCTCTTCGTCTAGGCGAAACTAATAGTGCAGATAAATTCATGGTATTTGGTCGTGGTGTATTGCACTTATCTGTACTTATAGAAACTATGAGAAGAGAGGGGTATGAACTACAAATAGGTCAGCCACAGGTTATTATTAAAGAAGTTGACGGTAAAAAATGTGAGCCAGTTGAAGAGCTTACTATCGATTTACCTGAAAACCTATCTGGTCGTGCAGTAGAGTTTGTAACACTACGAAAAGGAGAAATGCTAAGTATGGAGCCTAAGGGTGAACGTATGATAGTAAAATTCCTTATCCCATCGCGTGGTATTATAGGGTTAAGAAACCAGTTGCTTACTGCTACAGCAGGTGAAGCTATCATGACACACCGTTTCTTAGAGTATCAGCCATTTAAAGGTGAGATACCAGGACGTATGAGTGGTTCACTTATATCTATGGAGAATGGTAAAGCAATTCCTTACTCTATTGATAAATTACAAGATAGAGGTAAATTCTTTGTAGATCCTAATGAGGATATTTATGAAGGACAGGTTATTGGAGAAAACTCTCGTGGTGATGATATGACGGTTAACGTAACTAAAACTAAAAAGTTAAGTAACGTACGTTCGTCAGGAGCTGATGATAAAGCGAAGATTGTACCAGCTATTAAATTCTCTCTAGAAGAAGCATTAGAATATATACAAAAAGATGAATATGTAGAGGTAACACCTACAAAACTTCGTTTACGTAAAATATACCTTAATGAAACTGATAGAAAACGTTTTAAAATAGCATAA
- a CDS encoding GTP pyrophosphokinase — translation MNIEKEYHEIENDYTDFFKEIKRTIEKLLIEKNIPIAFNIYGRKKQLSSIQEKLSSGRFTVKKTITEINDLVGLRIVLLFPEYKKDIIDLLSSEFELLNSKVLKDEQSPDKFGYNSTHLILKIKEEWLTVPDWRNHSEKKIEVQIRTLSEHIWAEISHTLFYKREENIPNIINRDLYRVSALLEVVDEKLQNIKSQVEKHYNYIKECDYEEILKLDLFPETFRRVMLKNSEGIYNLDNDLNKELSSKIEKDYNILTTNALDDLITDKINLENIDNDNYVDKVLKILEADKERINNKQQEKAS, via the coding sequence ATGAATATTGAAAAAGAATATCATGAAATAGAAAATGATTACACCGATTTTTTCAAAGAAATAAAACGTACTATTGAAAAATTGCTCATTGAAAAAAACATACCTATTGCTTTTAATATTTATGGTAGGAAAAAACAATTATCATCAATACAAGAAAAGCTATCATCAGGAAGGTTTACAGTTAAAAAGACAATTACTGAAATCAATGATCTAGTTGGATTGAGAATAGTTTTATTATTTCCAGAATATAAAAAAGATATCATTGACTTACTATCTAGTGAGTTTGAATTACTTAATAGTAAAGTTCTAAAAGATGAACAAAGTCCTGATAAATTTGGGTACAATTCTACTCATCTAATTTTAAAAATAAAAGAAGAATGGTTAACAGTTCCTGATTGGAGAAATCATTCAGAAAAAAAAATAGAAGTCCAAATTAGGACATTATCAGAACATATTTGGGCTGAGATATCTCATACTTTGTTTTATAAAAGGGAGGAAAATATACCAAATATTATTAACAGAGACTTATACAGGGTTTCTGCTCTTTTAGAAGTTGTCGATGAAAAATTACAAAATATCAAAAGTCAGGTTGAAAAACATTATAATTACATAAAAGAATGTGATTATGAAGAAATTTTAAAACTAGATTTATTTCCTGAAACATTTAGGAGAGTCATGCTAAAAAATTCAGAAGGTATATATAATTTGGATAATGATCTAAACAAAGAATTAAGTTCTAAAATTGAAAAAGATTATAACATACTAACAACAAATGCTCTAGACGATTTAATTACTGATAAAATTAATCTTGAAAATATCGATAATGATAATTATGTCGATAAAGTACTTAAAATATTAGAAGCTGACAAGGAAAGAATCAATAATAAACAGCAAGAAAAAGCATCTTAA
- a CDS encoding T9SS type B sorting domain-containing protein, giving the protein MKNIFRVLLLLILYTTGLYAQSDCPDAIVVCGNHDYYGLDATGVGVQELGENACSSIEHNSIWLKIMIKEGGTLGFTIFPEEIDDLVVDFDFWIFGPNVTCYDLGTTIRCSTTNPLAAVLDYNTTGMNDTQTDVSEGPGMDGNSFIQWMEVEDGDIYYLIIDRPHGASNFSLEWTGSATFHDTPVFNNPNNIPLDIVQCDDDGVNDETTTFDLTVYADMFIDDQTGVALTYHLSENDMVTGENPMESPEVFVNETNPQTIYLKMTDVVTGCYSNETFTISLPPSIGIPQDIIICDNSSGIAEFDLSVNEAVIANGNTNAVVTYYTSEEDAQNAIGAIELPYQNQFAYQSEQIWVRIEDEQEGCIDFTSFIINVAPIPLFNVPDDTLPNITLCDNDGIPDGSVEFDLTINETLLKGDQEDIIFTYYEDIAAGEPELNPIAFPESYSNVPNPQIIHVKIENAITGCYTMGTFMLNVTPGAGIPEELFICDDDDGIATFDLSTNTGLIANGNTDAVVTYYPTQQDAEDEENELDILYENETPYTSEIIWARLDKTEEECVDYTSFTITVITPPEFVAIDNIPPDITLCDNDGVDDELVIFNLTVNEAMLQGTQQNVVFTYYEDNNGIPATTPIATPEMYANNINPQVIHITITNTLAECSTSSSFNLIVIPGAGTPDDLYLCDNDGIAEFDLSINNDAVANGNDNAVISYYTTEEDALNGANAIGELYENTLPYENEQLWARSDVLNGNCFDIASFTIHVTPAPTINNPDGIDINLTKCDDDGIDDAATIFNLTEYSEIFIGNQTDIEITYHLTPEDMASGENTIANPETFTNTTNPQTIYIRLTNTMADCYTGDSFSINIDYTLPTGEPQDLLLCDFEEDGFQLFDLAENSYLISNGNSDTVVTYYTSQEDAENDINPINRFYTNTTPYINQTIWARLENTSGCFGYGVTYFTIGILPLPEIDYTLNIVDFTTSVNAITVIINENPEAYEFSMNGQIFTDVPTFNNLIPGLYTIYIRSKDNCKTIELEVPILNYPKYFTPNGDGTNEVWNVSFLYFFPDARVTIFDRYGKMVKSYLGKQKGWDGTYNGHNLPATDYWFKLEFNNGRVIKSHFSLLR; this is encoded by the coding sequence GTGAAAAATATTTTTAGGGTACTATTACTACTCATTTTATATACAACAGGACTTTACGCGCAAAGCGACTGTCCTGATGCTATTGTGGTATGTGGTAACCACGATTACTACGGGCTCGATGCAACAGGTGTTGGTGTACAGGAACTGGGCGAAAATGCCTGTTCTAGCATAGAACACAATAGCATATGGCTTAAAATAATGATTAAAGAAGGTGGTACACTCGGTTTTACTATTTTTCCCGAAGAGATAGACGACCTTGTTGTTGATTTTGATTTTTGGATATTCGGACCTAATGTTACTTGCTATGATTTAGGTACTACAATACGCTGTTCTACCACCAACCCATTAGCAGCAGTGTTGGATTATAATACTACAGGAATGAATGATACACAAACTGATGTATCTGAAGGACCAGGAATGGATGGAAATTCATTTATTCAATGGATGGAAGTAGAAGATGGCGATATTTATTACCTAATTATAGACAGACCACATGGTGCTTCTAACTTTTCTTTAGAGTGGACAGGTTCAGCTACTTTTCATGATACCCCTGTTTTTAACAACCCTAACAATATACCCCTAGACATTGTGCAGTGTGATGATGATGGAGTTAACGATGAAACAACCACATTTGACCTGACAGTATATGCTGATATGTTTATTGATGATCAAACGGGGGTAGCTCTAACCTACCACTTAAGTGAAAATGATATGGTTACCGGAGAAAACCCAATGGAGTCGCCCGAAGTTTTTGTTAACGAAACCAATCCGCAAACCATATACCTAAAAATGACCGATGTAGTAACAGGTTGCTATTCTAACGAAACTTTTACAATATCTCTCCCACCTAGTATTGGTATACCTCAAGATATCATTATTTGTGATAATAGTAGCGGCATTGCCGAATTTGATTTATCCGTTAACGAGGCAGTCATAGCTAACGGAAATACAAATGCAGTTGTAACTTATTATACATCAGAAGAAGATGCTCAAAATGCAATAGGTGCTATAGAACTACCATATCAAAACCAGTTTGCTTACCAAAGCGAACAGATATGGGTAAGAATTGAAGATGAACAAGAAGGGTGTATTGACTTTACCTCTTTTATAATAAATGTAGCTCCCATACCCCTTTTTAACGTTCCAGATGATACTCTACCAAATATTACACTTTGTGATAATGACGGTATTCCTGATGGCTCTGTAGAATTTGACCTTACCATTAATGAAACGCTATTAAAAGGAGATCAAGAAGATATAATATTTACTTACTATGAAGATATAGCAGCAGGTGAACCTGAATTAAACCCAATCGCTTTTCCTGAAAGTTATTCTAATGTGCCCAATCCGCAAATTATTCATGTAAAAATAGAAAACGCTATTACAGGATGTTATACTATGGGTACCTTTATGCTTAATGTAACACCTGGAGCAGGAATACCTGAAGAGTTATTTATTTGTGATGACGATGATGGTATCGCAACATTTGATCTATCGACTAATACAGGTCTCATTGCTAATGGTAATACCGATGCTGTAGTAACCTACTACCCTACCCAACAAGATGCCGAAGATGAGGAAAATGAACTAGATATACTTTATGAGAACGAAACACCCTATACAAGTGAGATAATATGGGCAAGACTTGATAAAACAGAAGAAGAGTGTGTTGATTATACCAGTTTTACTATAACAGTAATAACACCACCCGAATTTGTAGCAATAGATAATATACCACCTGATATTACATTATGTGACAATGATGGAGTTGATGATGAGCTTGTTATTTTTAACCTTACAGTAAATGAAGCTATGCTACAAGGCACACAACAAAATGTAGTATTTACTTATTATGAAGATAATAATGGAATACCCGCAACTACACCAATAGCGACACCAGAGATGTATGCTAATAACATAAACCCCCAAGTAATTCATATTACTATCACTAATACATTGGCAGAATGCTCTACAAGTAGTAGCTTTAATCTTATTGTTATACCGGGTGCAGGAACTCCAGATGATTTATATTTATGCGATAATGACGGTATAGCTGAATTTGATTTATCTATTAACAACGATGCTGTCGCTAACGGAAATGATAATGCAGTTATTAGTTATTACACTACCGAAGAAGATGCTCTAAATGGTGCAAATGCTATTGGAGAATTATATGAAAACACATTACCTTATGAGAACGAACAACTATGGGCACGTAGTGATGTATTAAATGGAAATTGTTTTGATATAGCATCTTTTACTATACATGTAACGCCAGCTCCTACAATAAATAATCCTGATGGTATTGATATAAACCTTACTAAGTGCGACGATGATGGTATTGATGATGCAGCCACAATATTTAACCTTACAGAGTATAGTGAAATATTTATTGGGAATCAAACTGATATAGAAATTACATATCATTTAACACCCGAAGATATGGCTAGTGGTGAGAATACCATTGCTAATCCCGAAACTTTTACAAATACAACAAACCCACAAACTATATACATACGTCTTACTAACACTATGGCTGATTGTTATACTGGTGATAGTTTTTCTATAAACATAGACTATACATTACCTACAGGTGAACCACAAGATTTATTACTTTGTGACTTTGAAGAAGATGGTTTTCAACTTTTTGATTTAGCAGAGAACTCTTATTTAATAAGTAACGGAAATTCTGACACCGTTGTTACCTATTATACAAGTCAAGAAGATGCTGAAAATGACATAAACCCGATTAATAGATTTTATACAAATACAACACCATATATCAACCAAACCATATGGGCAAGACTCGAAAATACTTCGGGCTGTTTTGGTTACGGAGTAACATATTTTACTATTGGTATACTTCCCTTACCTGAAATAGATTATACATTAAATATTGTTGATTTTACCACTTCGGTTAACGCAATTACAGTTATAATAAACGAAAATCCTGAAGCCTATGAGTTTTCGATGAACGGGCAAATTTTTACAGATGTTCCTACTTTTAATAATTTAATACCTGGTTTGTACACTATTTATATACGATCTAAAGATAATTGTAAAACCATAGAACTTGAAGTCCCTATATTGAACTATCCTAAATACTTTACTCCAAATGGAGATGGTACAAATGAAGTATGGAATGTAAGTTTCTTATACTTTTTTCCAGATGCAAGAGTAACTATTTTTGATCGCTATGGTAAAATGGTTAAAAGTTATTTAGGCAAGCAAAAAGGATGGGATGGTACATATAATGGTCATAACTTACCTGCTACAGATTATTGGTTTAAACTAGAGTTTAATAACGGACGAGTTATTAAAAGCCATTTTTCACTTTTAAGGTAA
- a CDS encoding T9SS type B sorting domain-containing protein has product MKYFTVFLLLFFSFSSLAQGEANNWFFGNNAGIEFLENGTVVPLAGSAMTTNEGCSTLSDPLGNLLFYTDGRNVWDKNHVLMPNGNYAAGTGLNGDPSSTQSGIIVPKKGDPNIYYIFTVDEPHHQNADSYPDQFTDTYIENGGATGTIPNDDDGFNNGFNYSIVDLSVTGTNGSIGDVTTRNVHLVTYDADDSEQIKYQCSEKITAVKNASATGFWVLTQFVDKFYAFEVTSTGVNEIPIVTQIEPLIITNGYRRNAIGYLKASPDSQKLAIVHQQNGTVQGQAIGNGSVYLYDFDNATGIVSNPILIKDNINPYGIEFSAETKKLYFTDSSGNNSELHQFDLEADDIPASEIIIATLSGTSTALQLGPNAKIYRSTFGNTLDVINDPDADGLDCNFQANGVTLTTSMQARFGLPPFITSLLSANIVATNNCEGEATQFELNVNLEFDSVEWDFGDGTATSDVVNPTHLYENTGTYNVVVTITKEDDITIVSKDIIVHTVPIANTALTLTECDPDNNGVTTFNLTDNNNDILGAQNPTGYDVRYFETQEDADANTAAINAASYTNTSNPQTLYVRVQNRNNTSCYDTTSFEINVTNTPAFNDSSYSICDDATDGDDTNGQATFNLAEVTAALVQDTDNFTTVYYTTQANAEAETAPLPQSLYNTTANEQIIYARVVNNTFAECFAIEPITLIVNPLPSIINNVALIQCDLGINPDGITQFNLEEANNFFTAGDTNLVVTYYVNDANATADTNNITGAYTNTENPQTITAKITNTVTGCSRVLPLILQVNINTTPPIVLDNCDDDGTEDGLHAFNLSDAGVENDTDVILYYANATDALLEQNPISSEYSNTTPYEQSVYARIENNNDCTLLQEIQLVVYALPDIAIEDEAIVCNNTQDYILLTSGVTGNPPGFSYLWSTGATTRSIQVNEAGIYTVMVTNINGCGKLRTITVTPSDVAIIDDIIVTDLVDNNTVTVLASPTGGVNTTYLYSIDLPNGPFVASNFFEDVEPGLHTVYVYDTNGCGIVEQDISVLAIPKFFTPNGDGVNETWQIIGISAEIYAKSRVYILDRYGKFLAGVNPKGLGWDGIYNGRKLPATDYWYIISLEDGRTVKGHFSLVR; this is encoded by the coding sequence ATGAAGTATTTTACTGTTTTTTTATTGCTTTTCTTCTCATTTTCATCCTTAGCACAAGGTGAGGCTAACAACTGGTTTTTTGGCAACAATGCTGGTATAGAGTTTCTTGAAAACGGTACTGTGGTACCGCTTGCAGGTAGTGCTATGACCACTAATGAAGGCTGCAGCACACTATCAGACCCATTAGGTAACCTATTGTTTTACACCGATGGGCGTAATGTATGGGATAAGAACCATGTGTTAATGCCAAATGGTAATTATGCTGCTGGAACAGGGCTTAATGGCGACCCTTCAAGCACACAGTCTGGTATTATAGTTCCTAAAAAAGGAGACCCTAACATTTACTATATTTTTACTGTAGATGAGCCACATCATCAGAATGCGGACAGCTATCCTGACCAGTTTACAGATACTTATATAGAAAATGGTGGAGCTACAGGAACAATACCTAACGATGACGATGGTTTTAATAATGGATTTAATTATTCTATTGTAGATTTATCTGTTACAGGAACTAATGGTAGTATTGGCGATGTTACAACCCGCAATGTCCATTTAGTAACCTATGACGCTGACGATTCAGAACAAATTAAATATCAATGCTCTGAAAAAATTACAGCCGTAAAAAATGCATCAGCAACAGGATTTTGGGTTCTTACACAGTTTGTAGATAAATTTTATGCTTTTGAGGTAACGAGTACAGGTGTAAACGAAATACCTATAGTTACACAAATAGAACCTTTAATTATTACTAATGGTTATAGAAGAAATGCCATTGGTTACCTTAAAGCATCACCCGACAGTCAGAAACTAGCTATTGTGCATCAGCAAAACGGTACTGTACAGGGGCAAGCTATTGGAAATGGCTCAGTATATCTTTATGATTTTGATAACGCTACAGGAATAGTATCAAATCCTATACTTATAAAAGATAATATTAATCCATATGGAATAGAGTTTTCGGCAGAAACTAAGAAGCTATATTTTACTGATAGTAGCGGAAATAATTCAGAGCTACATCAATTTGATCTTGAAGCAGATGACATACCTGCCTCTGAAATTATTATTGCAACTTTATCAGGCACTTCTACCGCTTTGCAATTAGGACCAAATGCAAAAATATATCGCTCTACATTTGGCAATACTCTTGATGTAATTAACGATCCTGATGCAGACGGTTTAGACTGTAATTTTCAGGCAAACGGTGTTACGCTAACCACAAGTATGCAGGCACGGTTTGGCTTACCTCCGTTTATAACATCTTTACTCTCGGCAAATATTGTAGCTACTAATAATTGCGAAGGCGAAGCTACACAATTTGAGCTTAATGTAAATTTAGAATTTGATTCGGTAGAATGGGATTTTGGCGATGGTACTGCTACATCAGATGTTGTGAACCCTACTCACCTTTATGAAAATACAGGTACTTATAATGTAGTTGTAACTATCACAAAAGAAGATGATATAACTATAGTAAGTAAAGATATAATTGTTCATACTGTACCCATTGCTAATACTGCACTTACCTTAACAGAATGCGACCCTGACAATAATGGTGTAACTACTTTTAACCTTACCGATAATAACAATGACATTCTTGGTGCGCAAAACCCTACAGGATATGACGTAAGGTATTTTGAAACGCAAGAAGATGCCGACGCTAATACTGCGGCAATAAATGCTGCATCTTACACGAATACTTCAAATCCGCAAACACTATATGTAAGAGTACAAAATAGGAATAACACAAGCTGTTATGACACTACATCATTTGAAATAAATGTAACTAACACTCCTGCTTTTAATGATAGTAGTTATAGTATATGTGATGATGCCACTGATGGTGATGATACTAACGGACAGGCAACTTTTAACCTTGCCGAGGTTACAGCAGCATTAGTGCAGGATACTGATAACTTTACTACTGTTTACTACACAACACAAGCAAATGCCGAAGCAGAAACAGCACCACTACCACAAAGCTTATATAACACCACTGCAAACGAACAAATTATTTATGCACGTGTGGTAAACAATACTTTTGCCGAGTGTTTTGCAATAGAACCTATTACATTAATAGTTAACCCATTACCTTCTATTATAAATAATGTAGCACTAATACAATGTGACTTAGGGATAAATCCTGATGGTATTACCCAATTTAATTTAGAAGAGGCTAACAACTTCTTTACTGCTGGCGATACTAATCTTGTAGTAACCTATTATGTTAATGATGCTAATGCTACTGCCGATACAAATAATATTACAGGAGCATATACTAATACAGAAAATCCGCAAACAATTACTGCTAAAATAACCAATACAGTAACAGGTTGCTCTAGGGTACTACCTTTAATATTACAAGTCAATATTAATACAACTCCGCCTATTGTTTTAGATAATTGTGATGATGATGGCACTGAAGATGGTTTGCACGCTTTTAACCTTAGCGATGCAGGAGTAGAAAATGATACTGACGTAATACTATATTATGCCAATGCTACTGATGCACTGTTAGAACAAAACCCTATAAGTAGTGAGTATAGCAACACAACACCTTATGAGCAAAGTGTATATGCCCGTATAGAGAATAATAACGATTGTACACTGTTACAAGAAATTCAGCTTGTAGTATATGCCCTGCCTGATATTGCCATTGAAGATGAAGCTATAGTATGCAACAACACACAAGACTATATACTGCTTACTAGCGGGGTAACAGGTAATCCGCCAGGATTTAGTTACTTATGGTCTACAGGAGCGACAACGAGGTCTATACAGGTCAATGAAGCAGGTATTTATACCGTAATGGTAACTAATATAAATGGTTGCGGAAAATTACGTACTATTACCGTAACACCATCTGATGTGGCAATTATAGATGATATTATTGTTACAGATCTTGTAGACAATAATACAGTAACTGTATTGGCTTCGCCTACAGGTGGAGTAAACACTACATATCTATACAGTATTGACTTACCTAATGGTCCATTTGTAGCATCAAACTTTTTTGAGGATGTAGAACCTGGACTACATACTGTATATGTATATGATACTAATGGTTGTGGTATAGTAGAACAAGACATATCAGTACTAGCTATTCCTAAATTTTTTACTCCTAATGGTGATGGTGTAAACGAAACTTGGCAAATAATAGGTATTAGTGCCGAAATTTATGCGAAAAGTCGTGTTTATATTCTTGACCGGTATGGTAAATTTTTGGCGGGTGTAAACCCAAAAGGACTTGGCTGGGATGGTATTTATAATGGACGAAAACTACCCGCTACTGACTATTGGTATATTATTAGCCTAGAAGATGGAAGAACGGTAAAAGGACATTTTAGTTTGGTGAGATAG